The genomic region GACGCCGACGGCCGCACGGCCGGCGCGGTTACTTCCGCGCCCTGGGGCTCGGCCAGCATCCTGCCAATCAGCTACGCCTACATCAACATGATGGGCGGCGAAGGACTGACGCAGGCCACGCGCATTGCCATCCTGAACGCCAACTACATCAAGGCCCGCCTGGAGGAGCACTACCCCGTGCTTTATACCGGCTCGAACGGCCGTTGCGCCCACGAGATGATTCTGGAATGCCGCCATTTCAAAAAGGCTGGCATCGAGGTGGAAGACATTGCCAAGCGCCTGATGGACTACGGTTTCCACGCGCCCACGGTGAGCTTCCCGGTAGCCGGCACGCTGATGATCGAGCCGACCGAATCGGAAAGCAAGGAGGAGCTGGACCGCTTCATTGAGGCCATGATCAGTATCCGGAAGGAAATTGCGGAGGTAGAAGCCGGCCGCACCGATGCCAAGGACAACGTGCTCAAGCACGCCCCGCACACCGCCGCCACCGTGCTGGTGCACGACTGGGAGCGTCCCTACTCCCGCGAGCAGGCCGTGTACCCCACCGACTACGCCCGCAGCTACAAGTTCTGGCCCACCGTTTCCCGCATCGACTCGGCCTACGGCGACCGGAACCTGATCTGCTCCTGCACCCCCATCGAGGAATATGTAGACGCCGAGGAGAAGCTGGTAGAAACCGACAAAGGTCCGTCGTACTAGTGCTTAGTGCTTAGTGCTTAGTGCTTAGTGCTTAGTGGATATGAAAGAGGCCCCGCCGTGTTACGGCGGGGCCTCTTTTTCTTTCTGTTTTTTCGTTCCTGGGCTCCAGTGCCTAAGCACCAAGCACTAAAAGCCTACTGTTTGCCGAAGCAGCTCCGGTACATGTAGCCGTTGAGCACTTGGCCGTCTTTCAGGACGCGGGCCTTCACAAAGTACACGTCTACCGTGTCCGTGATTTGCACCTGCGTATCAGACCCGAGGCTGGTGAGCTGGGCCGACTGCTTGGTCATGCCGTCGTAGAGGATGCATTCCACAATGGTATTGGCTTGTGAAGTGCTGGCGGTGCGGGAACTTCCGGTATCTTCTTTTGCCGCGGTGCAGGCGGCCAGGCCTAGTAGAGAGAGCAGAAATAAGGTGGGTTTGTTCATGGTGGAGTAATAGGATTGGGGTAAGATATATACATTCAGAAGCAAAAGAGAATTTTCCCTGAATAATTTTACTCCAGGTCAGGACGGGGCCCAAAACCGGGAACGATGGATAGGCGTAGGATGTTAAAAAACCAGAACAGCAAAACTCTTTGCACGCTACTGGCTGCCCGGTTTTTGCGCCGCTTCTCTCTCACTTCTTTTTGTTATTCCTCATGTCTCATATCCCTCGTTTTTTCAGCCGGCCGGCGGCTATGCTGGCCCTGGGCTCGGCGCTGGTGCTGGGCGTTTCGGGCTGCGCTACCTCGTCGCGAGTGGGCGTCACGTCCGACTACGACCATTCGGTGAACTTCCGGGCCTACAAAACCTGGTCGTGGTACCCGACGCAGACCAAGGACACCGAAGGCGGCCCCGCCCAGGGCTACCAGTCGTTTCTGGATAAGCGTATCCGCACGGCCGTGGAGCGCGAAATGACCGCCAAGGGCCTCACCTACGCCGAAACCTCGCCCGACCTCTACATTGCCTATTCGGCCAAGGTGGAAGACAAGCAGCAGGCCAACTACGGAGGCATGGGCCCTTATGGCTACCCATATGGCGGCTACGGCTACTACGGCGGCCTCTACGGCCGCGGCAACACCTTCGTCACCAATTACAAAGCTGGCACGGTCATCATCGACTTCGTGGACGTGCGCCGCAAGGAGCTGGCATGGCGCGGCCAGGGCCAAGCGCAGGTAGACAAACAGACCATTTCGGAGCCTGAAGTGTACCGCATTGTCAACAGCATCCTGGGCACCTACCCGCCGCAGGGCCCAGAAGGCCCCAATGCCAGCCGGTAATTGTTAGCCACCAGCTTTGAACGCACGCAAAAAAGCCTTTCCTGATCGGGAAAGGCTTTTTTTATATTCTACTGGCGGAACCACGAAGGTTCTTTCAGACTAGTTGATGGGTACGTTTACGTGGCGCTCGGCGTGGTAGGAGCTACGCACCAGCGGGCCGCTTTCCACGTACTTCAGGCCGCGG from Hymenobacter canadensis harbors:
- a CDS encoding DUF4136 domain-containing protein: MSHIPRFFSRPAAMLALGSALVLGVSGCATSSRVGVTSDYDHSVNFRAYKTWSWYPTQTKDTEGGPAQGYQSFLDKRIRTAVEREMTAKGLTYAETSPDLYIAYSAKVEDKQQANYGGMGPYGYPYGGYGYYGGLYGRGNTFVTNYKAGTVIIDFVDVRRKELAWRGQGQAQVDKQTISEPEVYRIVNSILGTYPPQGPEGPNASR